The window tattttaataaaaattttaaattttataaagataaCAATGTAATTATGCCATGTctaactttaattttaaattttattttattatatttgatgttattatcatttttttgttataatttttttataattattgattttaaattacaataataaaattatatttaattataaatatttttatttaatcgtgttaaatGTGTTACTAATCGTATTGTGTcatatattgatatatttaaCAAATGTGTTAATTATGTTTTATCGTGTTATAcgattattaaatatatatgtatacatatttcaaatttaaaatataaatagtattcatattattttcatatttaattttaatatattttatatttaatcgTGTATAATTTAAGacacaaaaatatgaattggTAGATCTAACTACTCAAAATTACTgcaagttatttattttaaggtgggtaaaggaaggaaaaaagtCAACCTTAACACTTTGCTTTTGGTAGCTTTGGAAATGGTTCTGCTTTCTAAAGGAGACATGAAAATCTATGAGGTCATCATGAGTGAGATCAAGAAGAATTAAGAGATGCAGAGCTTAGACTGGTGGATAAAGAAGGGGGCAGATATCGTTGAAGCAAAGAACCATGGAAATGCAAGTACTTCTATCTACaacattttttgttcttacttCGGACAGATGCTTTAATAGAAGCATCAAAATGGGTGCTTCAGCTATTGCCTTTTATTAATGGTAGGTTAACATCTTAAGTCAGTCATCTATAAGAATCATCAAACAATTATAGGAATATGACTATATGTAGCAAAATGTCCTTTTACGAGTCAATCAAGAAAATTGTTTCCTACAAGCTGGACTCAGACAAAAAGATAGCTATTTTAAGAGTCAAATTTTACTCAAAAGTCGTGAACATACCTTGTTCCTCCGTACAGAGGAGCATCCTTTATCAACATTTGTCTTACCACCAAAGAGCAGGGTTGCTTTGGGCTTTTGTACTACAACGAACCATCACTGACCAAGCCTCTACAGCAGATGGAGGATAGATGAGGACAGATTGCGAAGTGATTCCTGTTTCTCAGGCATCCTTTGTTGTTCAAGCTAATGTGTATAAACATTGAGAGAagctaaatattaaaaatttctcaaaagtGGTTATTCCAGTCAAATCATGGACATTTCTATACCAAAGAAGGAATGTACAATTCAGTAAAAGAATCAGATAATATCCCTGAAACTCCCTACTAGGCGTGCAGAACCCAATCTAGCTACGAGGGTgtaaatatatgtttattgaCAGGGTGCACTGTGATTATTGACGATGTCATCCACCAAATGAATTGGAAAGTTGACAACTTATTCGCAGCATGTACCTTCTCAATACCAGAATCTTAacattttttcaaaagaaattcagGAAGGGCAATTAATTGAGTCATCAGAACCATATTCAGAAAATAAATCACAATCTGACTCCACTTCAGAATCAAGACCATTTCCACAAGCTTTATCACCAAGAACAATCTTTGATGGGTCCTCAAGACCTACATTGGCAGTTTTCTTGTATAAGCCCCTGCTCCTATCCATAAATCCTTTTCTCATCATGCTTGCAAATCTTTCTCTAATATCAACAAGGGGATGTCTGTGAATAAGTCGTTGACAATCATAGGCTTCCCTAAGAACAACAGTTTGTGTATCACACATCTTGGAAATATAAAAGATGTCAGGATGGCGCTCAAACACCTTGGTAAACTTCTGAGGCAGTGACAATGGTTTAAGTAGATTACTCACATTTTGGCGTTCAGTTTTTTTCTCTATCGTAAGGTGAAGAAACTCATGAAACACGCCCACGATTCTCTTCTCTGACACATCAGTACGTGGATCCAAGTGAGAGGCATCAGCATAAAGTGGAGTATAAGGTGGTTTCTGCCATTCTTTTAACCACTCCACGCATTTCCTCTTCAATCCAAAACCCCTTGTAAATCCTATTGGAAAGGCTAAACAGTTATTTTTCAAATCTTCCTCCATTTGCAGAAAAGCATTCTTCTCTAATTGGGAGACAGCAAGTGTATCATTCCATGATAAAAGTTCCAAACCAATGCAATCATCAGCAAggtgaacaaaagaaaataaatcagGGTAATGTGCAATGAAGGTTTTGCtgtaatcataatttcataaaaagtCAACAAGTGATACATTTAAACCACACAACATATACCAACTTTATTGTCATTACAACCACACTGTCAAATTAAAGGGAATTTCTAGAGTGAATAATCAAAAGCAATCCAAGCCTCACACATTCTAAGTGCAGATGCCTACATTACATTTAAacttataattgaaaaataagttACAATTACAAAATAACAAGCATTACAAGTAACAAAGTATGGACCATACTCTGCTTATGCTTTCCTGCAAATGAAGTGGAAGTTTTCAAGTATTTTGCTCAATAATACCTCCATCTAAATTTTTCTCGAGATGTGAAATTACCATCATAAATTATTTGGTGCTATACATCTCCAGTGAACAATATAGTTGCATCCAGAAGTAACACATTCGAGAGCCAAATCTTGACAAGGCTTACCACATTCAATGCACTTAGGGTAGTAATAAATCTTCTTCACGAAGATGAGAGGGTGAGGATGATCTCCTTCTTTGTAGATACTCCCAAGTTTGATATATGGATAGTGTCCAAGAACACAACTCCTATGAGCAGAAGTTTCACAAGTTGCACAATGAAAAAACCAATAATTTAGATCTATTCCCTCTTCACAAACGTCACAATAATGACATTCTGAATAATCATTATCATCACTATAAGTGAGTGCAAGAACATGTTCATCAAATTTGTGTCGAGCTATAGTTGGTATTGCAACACATGAAAGATGCAAAGCAAAATTGCAATCCTTACAACCGTATGCTGCTCTTATATCACCACCACAAGCACAACACTTCCCTTCATACTCGATATAAAAAAGGAGGGGGTGTTTATGTCCTTGACATGTTAGAGTATCAGGAGTTAGAGTTACACATAGAAGGCATACACGATCGTCACATTCATTACATTTATAGGCAAAGCCATTCGATATGTGCTGACATAAGCGACATCTAAAAATGTAGTCTGAAGTGAGGATGAGGACACTTTGCTGGCAGTCATGAAACCAAACATGCTTCATCGTAGGTAATTCAGCACAGGCTTGATGAAGAAAGAAACCACATTCTAAACAATAGTAAAAGGAAGCTGAGATAAGTAACATGCACCCCTCACAATACTTATCATACTCTACAATTTGCTCACTTAACATCAACTCATGCATGTGcttgaaatgttttatttttgtggCTTCTCCAGCATCATTCCTCTCAATAACACAAGTGATGGAGTCAATAGATTCACCAGGCAAAAGTGCCaaactatcgatagatttcTCATCTTCATTTTCAGGTGAAACTATATAATACCAGGTTTCATTTTTTGTCACACAATTCACATGGGCAATAATTTTGCAATCTGAACAATAGTAACTGCCGTGCTCTGCATTGACCTCATCGTGACAAATTATGCAATCCCAATACTTCAAATCTTCTTCATgaagaaaatatttgtgaaaaaTGAGATGGTGATGCCACCTGCTTTTGATGATGTGTGGCAATGAAATGCATTTCTTATGAACTATAATGTTGCATGTAGTACATATGTAGGCAGCACAATTTCCTTCGGTACCACATGCACTACAAATGAAAGGGAATTGTATCCAAAACAGGGTGAATGGGTGTTGATGACTGTTATCTTCAACGATGGGCAGGGGTGGGGTTGATACACACTCAATGTGAACAGCAACCTtgcaaggcaaacaacagtaaACATATCCTCTTTTTTGGGTTTCTTGGCATATGTTGCAAGAAAACCGTTGACTATTAAATTGTAGAACAAGAGGATGTTTGTGGTGGCACATATGATTGATTTTGAGAGGTAATTCAGCACATTTTTTATGGAGATGGAATCCACAATCAAGAGAAAAGTAGGTAGAACTTAGCAACGGTTTCCAACACACGAAACACTGAAAACTTTCAAGTTCTTCACCATCATTTCCGGTGGAAATCAATGGATCTTCAAGAGCAACATGTTGAAGctcttcaaaaaatttttgagCAATGTTATATGTAAATAAAGCACATGTGATATGAAAGTCCAATCCACAAGAGCAATGATAAATGGAAGCCTTACATGTCTTATCACAAATATTGCAAATGCAGTCTCCATTAACATAAGGTGAATTTTGCAGAAGGAGGAGAGGATGCTTGGGATGAAAAGGGTGATTGATCTCCGAGGGTGCCTCAACACATTTCTTATGGAGGTGAAACCCACACTCCACACAGCCAAAACTTGGAGCTGACAGTGACACCTCCTCCCCACACCTTGAGCAGCAAGCTTCTTCACTTTGATTGCTCTGCTTTTCATTAAACACCAGTGGATGTTGGTGCCCAAAATTTTCAGACTCACTCATCTCTCTTTCCGATTCGCACCTCTACCACAATAGGTTTCAAAAGGAAAGGGGAACTTTGGCTATAACAAAGAAAGATGTAGTAAGGCCAATGCTTATAAAATAACTAGAGTGTAGTATTTCTAATGGTAATGCCTTATTCCTTGCGTGCCGCCACAttcaaaatggaaaaaagaagaaagaatccCACAAAGGCAGAGACCTAACCAAACCAGGAAACAAGGTAGATGCTTTGATGGCAGGCATAGCAAAATATAACAacatataaaagtaaaaagcaAGTATAAGGATTGCATGCTCTATTCAAGTTTGAAACTTTTACTTTGTAAGTTTAAAGTTAGAGCATCCCTTAGGATACAATGCAAGCTACTGAGGTCAATGTTATGACAATTCTGGGCTCTGGCAGCAATGAAGTTGtctaaatttaaaatccttcTAATATATCTAATGAAACATGTAtgtagaataaaatataaataagaccttcaattattaatttattacaatATTTATGGACCTTGACgtgtataatttattttatatgaacTAAAAGATTTGGTTTTAAGAAGAACATAATATTATGAATACTTTTATaataaccaaaataaataaataaaacattattaatttaaattcaaaaaatcaagaaatataaTAAAGCACTATTATATAGTCAGGCTCAAGGGAAGAATTCTTATATAAGCCCAAGAACAATCTTTGATGGGACCTCAAGACCTACATTGGCAGTTTTCTTGTATAAGCCCCTGCTCCTATCCATAAATCCTTTTCTCATCATGCTTGCAAATCTTTCTCTAATATCAACAAGGGGATGTCTGTGAATAAGTCGTTGACAATCATAGGCTTCCCTAAGAACAACAGTTTGTGTATCACACATCTTGGAAATATAAAAGATGCCAGGATGGCGCTCAAACACCTTGGTAAACTTCTGCGGCAGTGACAATGGTTTGAGTAGATTACTCACATTTTGGCGTTCAGTTTTTTTCTCTATCGTAAGGTGAAGAAGTTCATGAAACACGCCCACGATTCTCTTCTCTGACACATCAGTACGTGGATCCAAGTGAGAGGCATCAGCATAAAGTGAAGTATAAGGTGGTTTCTGCCATTCTTTTAACCACTCCACGCATTTCCTCTTCAATCCAAAACCCCTTGTAAATCCTATTGGAAATGCTAAACAGTTATTTTTCAAATCTTCCTCCATTTGCAGAAAAGCATTCTTCTCTAATTGGGAGACAGCAAGTGTATCATTCCATGATAAAAGTTCCAAACCAATGCAATCATCAGCAAggtgaacaaaagaaaataaatcagGGTAATGTGCAATGAAGGTTTTGCtgtaatcataatttcataaaaagtCAACAAGTGATACATTTAAACCACACAACATATACCAACTTTGTTGTCATTACAACCACACTGTCAAATTAAAGGGAATTTCTAGAGTGAATAATCAAAAGCAATCCAAGCCTCACACATTCTAAGTTCAGATGCCTACATTACATTTAAacttataattgaaaaataagttacaattacaaaaataaCAAGCATTACAAGTAACAAAGTATGGACCATACTCTGCTTATGCTTTCCTGCAAATGAAGTGGAAGTTTTCAAGTATTTTGCTCAATAATACCTCCATCTAAATTTTTCTCGAGATGTGAAATTACCATCATAAATTATTTGGTGCTATACATCTCCAGTGGACAATATAGTTGCATCCAGAAGTAACACATTCGAGAGCCAAATCTTGACAAGGCTTACCACATTCAATGCACTTAGGGTAGTAATAAATCTTCTTCACGAAGATGAGAGGGTGAGGATGATCTCCTTCTTTGTAGATACTCCCAAGTTTGATATATGGATAGTGTCCAAGAACACAACTCCTATGAGCAGAAGTTTCACAAGTTGCACAATGATAAAACCAATAATTTAGATCTATTCCTTTTTTACAAACGTCACAATAATGATATTCTAAATAATCATTATCATCACTGTAAGTGAGTGCAAGAACTTGTTCGTCAAATTTGTGTCAAGCGATAGTTGGTATTGCAACACATGAAAGATGCAAAGCAAAATTGCAATCCTTACAACCGTATGCTGCTCTTATATCACCACCACAAGCACAACACTTCCCTTCATACTCGATATAAAAAAGGAGGGGGTGTTTATGTCCTTGACATGTTAGAGTATCAGGAGTTAAGAGTTACACATCGAAGGCATGCACGATCGTCACATTCATTACATTTATAAGCAAAGCCATTCGATATGTGCTGACATAAGCAACATCTAAAAATGTAGTCTGAAGTGAG is drawn from Theobroma cacao cultivar B97-61/B2 chromosome 4, Criollo_cocoa_genome_V2, whole genome shotgun sequence and contains these coding sequences:
- the LOC108661621 gene encoding protein ROOT PRIMORDIUM DEFECTIVE 1-like; protein product: MEASELRIKTFIAHYPDLFSFVHLADDCIGLELLSWNDTLAVSQLEKNAFLQMEEDLKNNCLAFPIGFTRGFGLKRKCVEWLKEWQKPPYTSLYADASHLDPRTDVSEKRIVGVFHELLHLTIEKKTERQNVSNLLKPLSLPQKFTKVFERHPGIFYISKMCDTQTVVLREAYDCQRLIHRHPLVDIRERFASMMRKGFMDRSRGLYKKTANVGLEVPSKIVLGLI
- the LOC18602526 gene encoding uncharacterized protein LOC18602526 — translated: MSESENFGHQHPLVFNEKQSNQSEEACCSRCGEEVSLSAPSFGCVECGFHLHKKCVEAPSEINHPFHPKHPLLLLQNSPYVNGDCICNICDKTCKASIYHCSCGLDFHITCALFTYNIAQKFFEELQHVALEDPLISTGNDGEELESFQCFVCWKPLLSSTYFSLDCGFHLHKKCAELPLKINHMCHHKHPLVLQFNSQRFSCNICQETQKRGYVYCCLPCKVAVHIECVSTPPLPIVEDNSHQHPFTLFWIQFPFICSACGTEGNCAAYICTTCNIIVHKKCISLPHIIKSRWHHHLIFHKYFLHEEDLKYWDCIICHDEVNAEHGSYYCSDCKIIAHVNCVTKNETWYYIVSPENEDEKSIDSLALLPGESIDSITCVIERNDAGEATKIKHFKHMHELMLSEQIVEYDKYCEGCMLLISASFYYCLECGFFLHQACAELPTMKHVWFHDCQQSVLILTSDYIFRCRLCQHISNGFAYKCNECDDRVCLLCVTLTPDTLTCQGHKHPLLFYIEYEGKCCACGGDIRAAYGCKDCNFALHLSCVAIPTIARHKFDEHVLALTYSDDNDYSECHYCDVCEEGIDLNYWFFHCATCETSAHRSCVLGHYPYIKLGSIYKEGDHPHPLIFVKKIYYYPKCIECGKPCQDLALECVTSGCNYIVHWRCIAPNNL
- the LOC108661620 gene encoding protein ROOT PRIMORDIUM DEFECTIVE 1-like, whose product is MEASALRIKTFIAHYPDLFSFVHLADDCIGLELLSWNDTLAVSQLEKNAFLQMEEDLKNNCLAFPIGFTRGFGLKRKCVEWLKEWQKPPYTPLYADASHLDPRTDVSEKRIVGVFHEFLHLTIEKKTERQNVSNLLKPLSLPQKFTKVFERHPDIFYISKMCDTQTVVLREAYDCQRLIHRHPLVDIRERFASMMRKGFMDRSRGLYKKTANVGLEDPSKIVLGDKACGNGLDSEVESDCDLFSEYGSDDSINCPS